A region of the Corynebacterium renale genome:
TGAGGACCGCCAGGAACTCATCGAGGAGTTGCTGAACACCCAGGCGGAGCTGGCGGAGTCGCAGCGTACAGCGGGTATGGCGGCGGAGCGGCAGCGCTTGGCCCACGAGATTCACGACACCGTCGCCCAGGGTCTGTCGTCTATCCAGATGCTGTTGCACGTTGCCTCCCGGGATCTGGCCCAGGCGGACATGGACGCCGGCGACCGGGAGCGTATCGAACAGCGGCTGGAGCAGGCACGTTCCACGGCGTCAGACAATCTTGCGGAAGCCCGCGCCATGATTGCGGCGCTCCAGCCGGCGTCGTTAAGCGAGCATTCCCTGGAGGATGCGCTGAACCGGGCGGCGCGCAGTTATGGGGCGAGTGCGCAGACGGTCATTGACGTGGACGTCGTCGGTGAGCCGTACCCGCTGCCCATGAAGGTGGAGGCCGCCCTCCTGCGGATCGCGCAGGGCGCGGTGGGCAACGTGATGAAGCACGCGAACGCATCGAAGGCACGCATCACCTTGAGCTACGAGGAAGATGAGATCCGCCTGGACGTGGTGGATAACGGCGACGGCTTCGACCCCGCGGCCGTCGAGGCGCGCCCAGCCGGACTAGGCCACGTGGGACTTTCTGCTTTACGACGCCGCGCCGAAGAGATTGGAAGCGCCCTGACTATCGAATCCACACCGGGCAGGGGGACGGCCCTCAGTGTTGCAGTACGCCGCGACGGGGGTGGCCAGGGGTAGCGAAAAGTGTGGAGGATATGAGTACAATCTGTGGAGACTAACCTGCGCCTGCAGTTGGGCGCTCAATGAGGAAGGACCTGCACTATGGGCCGACGAAAGATTCGTGTACTGCTCGCCGACGACCACGAGATCGTCCGCATGGGCTTACGTGCAATCCTCGATGGTGAAGACGACATCGAAGTCATCGGCGAAGTTGCAACCGCCGAGGCCGCTATCTCCGCAGCGCTTGCCGGCGGCATTGATGTTATCCTCATGGACCTCCGCTTCGGCCCAGGTGTCGAAGGCACCAAGCTGACCACCGGCGCGCAAGCCACAGCGGCCATCAAGGAGCAGATGACCACCCCGCCGAAAATCCTGGTGGTCACCAACTACGACACCGACGCCGACATCCTGGGCGCCATCGAATCCGGTGCCGTCGGCTACCTGCTCAAGGATGCCCCACCGGCAGAACTGCTCGCGGCCGTGCGCTCCGCGGCGGAGGGTGACTCCGCGCTGTCGCCTGTGGTCGCGGACCGGTTGATGACGCGCGTCCGCACCCCACGCTCCTCCCTGACCCCACGCGAACTCGAGGTCTTGGGCCTGGTGGCGGACGGCAATTCGAACCGCGAAATCGGCGAAACCCTCATGCTCTCCGAGGCCACCGTGAAGTCCCACCTGGTGCACATCTACGACAAGCTGGGTGTGCGCTCCCGCACCTCGGCCGTCGCGGCCGCCCGCGAACAGGGCGTCATTTAAAAAGGGCGCGAAAAGGCCGCCGGAACGTTGGTGCGTTCCGGCGGCCTTTACTGTTGTGCGCCGTTTTACTTATGCGCGGCGTCGTAGGCGTCGATGACCTCGGTTGGGATCTTGCCGCGGTCGGCGACGTCGTAGCCGTTGTCCTGCGCCCACTTGCGGATCTCCTTGGCGCGGTTGTTACGGCGTGGTGCGGTAGCGCGCCGGGTGGTGGCGGTTTCCTTGCGGGCGACGTCGATAAAGGGCTGGAGTGCCTCGTGCAGTTTCGTGGCATTCTCCGCGGAGAGGTCGAGGACGTAATTGGTGCCTTCGAGGGAGAACCGGACGATGTGCACTTGGTCGTCGTTAAGCGGTGCTCCGTCTAAATCGTCAAAGTATTGCGTGATTTCTTTGCGCGCCATAAGCCTTCTCTTTTCGTATAGTTTTTAAATTTGAGTGCTTAATGCGCAGTTTAGCGGAAAATGAATTGCGATGACATAATTGCGCGCAAATGTATTGAATAAAAATCCCGGTTATATTCTGCGGGAGAATATAACCGGGGCTTAAAGGGGATTTAGCGCTGGATGGATTCCTGCAATTGATTAGTGACTTGGTCGATATCACGCTCAATCGAAGAATGTGCGCGGC
Encoded here:
- a CDS encoding sensor histidine kinase codes for the protein MKTTLGQQRRKVSARVNMSTASLQNSVLIINCVFLIVAASESLTMGWELALSNLILCGLYAFVFFYGNRNWQKWPIPGQWAWLVSLTAVWIMLMAITGAALYLIMPLCFIYLRVLNGWRGVVAVIAATALTIGVQIPGGLTPGGVLGPSFSALIIVIVYSAYRTLWLVSEDRQELIEELLNTQAELAESQRTAGMAAERQRLAHEIHDTVAQGLSSIQMLLHVASRDLAQADMDAGDRERIEQRLEQARSTASDNLAEARAMIAALQPASLSEHSLEDALNRAARSYGASAQTVIDVDVVGEPYPLPMKVEAALLRIAQGAVGNVMKHANASKARITLSYEEDEIRLDVVDNGDGFDPAAVEARPAGLGHVGLSALRRRAEEIGSALTIESTPGRGTALSVAVRRDGGGQG
- a CDS encoding LuxR C-terminal-related transcriptional regulator, yielding MGRRKIRVLLADDHEIVRMGLRAILDGEDDIEVIGEVATAEAAISAALAGGIDVILMDLRFGPGVEGTKLTTGAQATAAIKEQMTTPPKILVVTNYDTDADILGAIESGAVGYLLKDAPPAELLAAVRSAAEGDSALSPVVADRLMTRVRTPRSSLTPRELEVLGLVADGNSNREIGETLMLSEATVKSHLVHIYDKLGVRSRTSAVAAAREQGVI
- a CDS encoding histone-like nucleoid-structuring protein Lsr2, producing the protein MARKEITQYFDDLDGAPLNDDQVHIVRFSLEGTNYVLDLSAENATKLHEALQPFIDVARKETATTRRATAPRRNNRAKEIRKWAQDNGYDVADRGKIPTEVIDAYDAAHK